A window of Phormidium ambiguum IAM M-71 contains these coding sequences:
- a CDS encoding tRNA (cytidine(34)-2'-O)-methyltransferase: MAKVVLVHPQIPPNTGNIARTCAATGTELHLVGPLGFEISDRYLKRAGLDYWPYVKLHNHQSWQEFFTLHQQLGGRLLGFTTSGRCSYLKLQYQPDDWLLFGSETKGLPPDILAICSETLYIPMSEPGVRSLNLSVSVSAGLFEARRQLGYLE; this comes from the coding sequence ATGGCGAAAGTGGTTTTGGTACACCCCCAAATTCCCCCCAATACAGGCAATATCGCCCGAACTTGTGCCGCTACTGGCACAGAACTGCATTTAGTCGGGCCTTTAGGGTTTGAAATTAGCGATCGTTACCTCAAAAGAGCAGGTTTAGATTACTGGCCTTACGTCAAACTACACAATCATCAGTCCTGGCAAGAATTTTTTACCCTACATCAACAACTTGGAGGGCGATTGCTGGGATTTACTACTTCAGGAAGATGCAGCTATTTGAAACTACAATATCAACCCGATGACTGGCTATTATTCGGCAGCGAAACCAAAGGATTACCACCAGACATCCTAGCAATCTGCTCAGAAACCCTTTACATCCCGATGTCAGAACCCGGAGTTCGCAGCTTAAATCTTTCTGTAAGCGTATCAGCTGGCTTATTTGAAGCTCGGAGACAACTTGGTTATTTAGAATAA